In the Salvia hispanica cultivar TCC Black 2014 unplaced genomic scaffold, UniMelb_Shisp_WGS_1.0 HiC_scaffold_1450, whole genome shotgun sequence genome, one interval contains:
- the LOC125198423 gene encoding glutamic acid-rich protein-like has translation MQRNPMARSARGKNPPKERTKKNATEATSSTPAAEKTPSPPPEENPTPPEVPPQPMPTEVQPQPDIGQDNLAAEIIPTEAESEDEDLDEEEVIKEFMKKYGKKPKASKFFAKMSEAFRKQEEVIPAITPLTIPPRPQTLIATTTAQALPTRPENPQILPETLTQETNPPNTIPQTETEPLAESSVNKEETGEEEGDRIDTEESDREEEGERVEQVEILDEEATGSGDEGEKREGKDSGEDVEARENKEGETWDVDETEGQDVEKAVDGEKGSEGRESEEGEAVGDHKVGKEGEAVDDEEGENVNERIDEKEAEEEEEIYEEDVEKEEERNGSGKDAEKESEEIETDIVVVDDTTTDDQVTPTDERLTRRQSRRNIGSKRMRQRQAGPST, from the coding sequence ATGCAGAGAAATCCGATGGCGCGCTCAGCCCGCGGGAAGAACCCACCAAAAGAAAGGACCAAAAAGAATGCAACGGAGGCGACGAGTTCGACCCCTGCGGCCGAGAAAACACCGTCACCGCCACCAGAAGAAAATCCCACACCACCAGAAGTTCCACCGCAGCCCATGCCGACCGAAGTTCAACCACAACCAGACATCGGCCAAGACAACCTCGCCGCCGAAATTATCCCCACCGAGGCGGAATCCGAAGACGAAGATCTAGACGAAGAGGAGgtcatcaaggaattcatgaagaaatatggaaaaaaGCCGAAGGCAAGCAAGTTCTTCGCCAAGATGTCGGAGGCATTTCGGAAACAAGAAGAGGTAATTCCTGCCATAACCCCACTTACAATCCCACCAAGGCCCCAAACCTTGATTGCAACAACCACTGCACAAGCCTTACCCACACGCCCagaaaacccccaaattttaCCCGAAACCCTAACCCAAGAAACGAACCCCCCGAACACTATTCCTCAAACAGAAACTGAGCCCCTAGCCGAGTCCTCtgtaaataaagaagaaactGGTGAGGAGGAGGGTGATAGGATAGATACTGAGGAATCTGATAGAGAGGAGGAGGGTGAACGAGTTGAGCAAGTGGAAATATTGGATGAAGAAGCCACTGGGTCAGGGGATGAGGGAGAAAAGAGAGAGGGTAAAGATAGTGGGGAGGATGTTGAGGCGAGGGAGAACAAAGAAGGGGAAACATGGGATGTAGATGAAACAGAAGGGCAGGATGTGGAGAAGGCTGTAGATGGTGAGAAGGGTAGTGAGGGTAGAGAAAGTGAAGAAGGAGAGGCAGTTGGTGATCATAAGGTAGGTAAAGAAGGTGAAGCggttgatgatgaagaaggtgagaaTGTCAATGAGAGGATTGATGAGAAGGAAGctgaggaggaagaggagattTATGAGGAGGATGTTGAGAAGGAAGAGGAAAGAAACGGCAGTGGAAAAGATGCCGAGAAAGAGAGTGAGGAGATAGAAACTGACATCGTCGTGGTGGACGATACAACTACTGATGACCAAGTGACTCCGACAGATGAGAGGTTGACAAGGAGGCAATCCCGTCGTAATATAGGAAGCAAGAGGATGAGGCAGAGGCAGGCAGGGCCAAGCACCTGA